The genomic stretch AGCGGGTCCACCGGCGGTTGCTGCTCCAGCGGAGTGCCCTCCACCGCCACCAGGGCGTTGATCGGCACGCTCTCGGGATGGGGATCAAGGCCGGCCAGCACCTGCAGCAGACCGGCGCGGTCGCTGGTGGTCTCCCCCAGGCCGATGATGCCGCCGCAGCAGAGGGTGATGCCCGCCTGACGCACCCGGGCCAGGGTTTCCAGGCGCTCCTGGTAGGTGCGGGTGGTGATGATCCGCTCGTAGTGCTCGGGGCTGGTGTCGAGGTTGTGGTTGTAGGCGGTGAGGCCCGCCGCCGCCAGGCGCTCGGCCTGGGCGTCGGTGAGCATGCCGGCGGTCACGCAGGCCTCCAGACCCAGCTCACGCACACCGCGCACCATCGCCAGCATCGCCTCGAAGGGGGCCCCATCGCGGATGTCGCGCCAGGCCCAGCCCATGCAGAAGCGGTGGGCACCGGCCGCCTTCGCCGCCCGCGCCCGCGCCAGCACCGGCTCCACCTCCAGCTGTGGCCGTCCGCTGACGTCGCTGCTGTTGTGCATCGACTGGGGGCAGTAGGCGCAGTCTTCTTCGCAACCGCCGGTCTTGACGCTGAGCAGCGAGGCGAGCTGCACCCGGTAGCCGGGGTTGGCGGCCCGGTGCACGCCCTGAGACCGCCAGAGCAGGTCGATCAGCGGCATCTCCAGCAGCTCCTGGATCTCCTCGCGGCTCCAGTCGTGGCGCAGGTCAGGGGCACCAGCGGCGCTGGCCGGGGCGGCAGCGGCTGAGGGTCGGGCAGTGGTGGTCAACGGGGCAGGGAGCGGGAGGGGAGAGGGTCAGGCGCTGGGGGGATGAAGGGGCTCAACGCCACCGAAGCGCCGCTGGCGGCCCTGGTAATCCAGCACGGCCCGCAGCAGGGCCTGTTCATTGAAATCGGGCCAGAGCACATCGGTGATGTGGATCTCGGCGTAGGCCAGTTGCCAGAGCAGGAAATTGCTGATCCGGTACTCGCCGCTGCTGCGGATCAGCAGATCGGGATCCACCTCGCCCGCGGTGAGCAGCTCGGCCTCGAAGTGGGTCTCATCGATCGCGGCGGGATCGAGCTCACCGCGGGCAGCCTGCTCCGCCAGGCGCCGGGCCACCTGCACCAGCTCCCGCCGGCCGCCGTAGTTGGTGCAGACATTGAAGTGAATGCCGGTATTGGCGGCGGTGCGGGCCTCGGCAGCGGCAATGCGCTCCTGGAGGCCTTCCGGCAACTGCTTGAGGTCGCCCAGGAAACGGATGCGCACCCGCTCACGCTCGAGGGCCTGCAGCTCACGCGCGAGCACCCGCTCGAACAGGGCCATCAGGAAGGTCACCTCCTCGCCGGGCCGGTTCCAGTTCTCGGTGGAGAAGGCATAGACGGTGAGAGCACCGATGCCCCAGTCGCTGCAGAGGCGCAGGGTGCGCTTGAGGGCTTCCACTCCTTCTCGGTGACCCATCATCCGCGGCAGGCGCCGCTGGCTGGCCCAGCGGCCGTTGCCATCCATGATCACGGCCACATGGGCCGGCAACCGGGCGGGATCCAGACAGGCCGGCAGCAGCTCCGAGGGCTGGGCGGAAACCTGGATCGGGTCGGTGGTCGCCGGAGAGCGACTCATGCGCGGGATTCGGGCGTGTCCTCGGCCACGGTACGTCCAGTGGGAAGAGGCACCACCGAACCTCCCGAAGTCTTGGCCGGGGGTTTCGTGGACGAGGGAGCCAGGGCGGCGGTCAGCAGCTCACGCAGACGGCTGCTCGTGATCGGCCGCTCCAGCTTCCCCTGGCGGGCGAGGGAGAGGGTGCCGGTCTCCTCGGAGACCACGATGCAGAGGCAGCGGTCGAAGCGTTCGGTGATGCCGAGGGCCGCCAGGTGGCGGGTGCCATAGCGGGTGATGCCCTGGCGGGAGAGGGGCAGGATCACCCCGGCGGACAGGATCCGGCTGCCCCGCACCAGCAGGGCCCCGTCGTGCAGCGGCGTGTCCGCGGCGAAGAGGTTCAGCACCAGATCCACCGAGAGCATGGCGTCCAGCTCGATGCCTGGATTGAGGAAGTCTTCAGGTCGCAGATCGCTGCCCAGATCCACCAGGATCAAGGCTCCCCGGCGGCCCTGGGAGAGACGGCCAGCCGCCTCGGTGAGCATCGCCACCGCTCCTGACATCTCCTGGTCAACCCCCTGGTTGCCCAGAAGCACGTCGAGGCGGCCCGTGCCCAGCAGCTCCATCAGGCGCCGCAGCTCCCCCTGCCAGAGGATCGCCAGGGCCAGGCTGCAACCCAGCACCACGGCCTCCAGCAGGCGGGTGGTGAGGGGGAGATTGGCGAAGCGCTGGACCACCCAGACCAGGGCCACCAGAAACAGCCAGCCACGCAGGAGCCAGAGGGTGCGGGATTCGCGCACCCGCGCCAGCAACAGCATCCCGAGGGCGGAGGCAAACAGCAGATCCAGCAGCAGGCGCAGATCGAGGAGCCTCAGCCAGATCACAGAGCCCTAAAGCAGTTCGCTCATGTTACCGGCCGAAATCGTTCCGGCAGCAGGTCGTGGAGCAGCAGCTCGTCTGGTCGCTCCCGCCGTTGCACCAGCTCCGCCTGTCCCCCATGCACCAGCACCGCCGCAGGCCTTGGGATGCGGTTGTAGTTCGAGGCCATCGAGGCGTTGTAGGCGCCGGTGGCGAAGACCACCAGCAGATCACCGCTGCTGCTGGGGGGCAGGGCCAGGTCCTTGAGCAGCACGTCACCGGATTCGCAGTGCTTGCCCGCCACCGTGACCGTTTCCGTGGCCTCGGCCGTGGGGCGCTCCGCGAGCACCGAGGTGTAGCTCGACTGATAGGTGATCGGCCGGGGGTTGTCGCTCATGCCCCCATCCACCGAGAGGTAGGTGCGCAGGCCGGGGATCTGCTTGCGGCTGCCGATCGTGTAGACGGTCAGGCCGGCCGTGGCCACGAGGGAGCGCCCCGGCTCGCACAGCAGCCTGGGCAGCTCGAGATCCCGTTCGCGGCAGGCGCGCACCAGGGCCTCGGCCACCCCCTGCACCCACTCCTGGATGCTCGGGGGATCATCGGAGGCCACGTAGCGGATGCCCAGCCCGCCTCCCACGTTCAGATCACTCACGGGATGGCCGAGAGAGCGGGCCAGGGCCAGGGCATCCGCCATCACCCCGGCCAGGTCGCGGTGAGGCTGCAGTTCGAAGATCTGGGAGCCGATGTGGGCATGCAGGCCCGTGAGGCGGGCCCAGGGGCACCCGGCCAGGCGCTGCAGCACCGGCTCGAGCTGATCGGGGTCGAAGCCGAACTTGCTGTCGAGGTGGCCGGTGCGGATGTACTCATGGGTGTGGCACTCGATGCCGGGGGTGAAGCGCAGCATCAGCGGCACCACCCGGCCCGCCGCGGGGGCGATCTCGGCCAGGCGTTCGAGGTCGTGGTCGTTGTCGACCACGACGGTCACACCGTTGGCCACCGCCAGGGAGAGCTCCTCATCCGACTTGTTGTTGCCATGCAGGACGATCCGCTCCGGCGGCATGCCCCCCTCAAGGGCGGTGAGCAGCTCACCCGCCGAGACGGCATCGAGACCGAGGCCTTCGGAGGCCACCAGGGCGCTCAGCACCAGGCTGCTGTTGGCCTTGGAGGCGTAGAGCGCCAGGGAGGGGGCGGGATAGTGGGCGGCGAGGGCCTCCCGGTAGGCCCGGCAGCTGGCCCGCAGGGTGTCTTCATCCAGCACATAGAGGGGTGTGCCGTAGCGGCGAGCCAGCTCACCCAGATCACAGCCGCCCACCTGGAGTCTGTCCTGGCCGTCGAGGGCCGTGGTCAGCGGCGTGAGGTTGCGGTTGGGACTGAGGGCATCAGCGTCCGGCTCATAGGGACGCCTCGGCGGACTGGGCACAGCGACGTCGCCGACGGCCTGGTCAGCCGGAGTGACGGGAGAAACGGTCATCGGCGCCATCCTTGGGGCTGTGTCCTGATTGACCCCAATCGTAAGGATGAGCATCGAAGGGGCAGGGGCAGGACCGCACGGGCTGAAGACCCAGAGGCTGCGGCCCATCCACGCCGAGGCCTGCCACCGGCTGGATCGGCTCTGCCGGCCCCACGGCTGGGACCTGCCGCAGTGGCATCAGGAGCTGGAGGCCCAGCAGCGTGGGGACCGTGGCCGCTTTGTCCTGGGGGTGCTGCACGGCTCTCGGCTGGTGGCTGTGACCAGCGGTTGGCTGATCCTCGACGAGCTGCAGATCCTGGTGGTGCTGGTGCACCCCGCTCAGCGGCGGATCGGCCTGGCGCGGATGGTGCTCAGCGAGCTGATGCGGGAGGGCCGTGAGCAGGGCGCCAGCGGGGCCACCCTCGAGGTGGCGGCCGACAACACGGCCGCTCTCGGGCTCTACGGGTCGCTCGGATTCCGCAGCACCGGCCGTCGTCGCGGTTACTACCGCGATGGCCAGGATGCTCTGATCCAATGGTGCCAACTCGAGGGTGCGACTGGTTAGTTGTGTGTCCGCTGAGTGCAACACCTCCAACTGGCGATCACCAAGGTGCGGATTGCCGCCATTTGTTGATGCGTAAGGCCGTACGAATTCAGTCCTGAGCATGTGGCGATCAAGCCATGCCATCCCTGCTGTGGCAGCGGATCCGGCCGAATCGGAAGCAGAATCACGCACACCCTCTCAGCCCTGATAGGTTGGTGTGACTTGCACAGGCACCGCAGATGTTCGAGCGGTTTACCGAGAAGGCCATCAAGGTGATCATGCTGGCCCAGGAAGAGGCCCGAAGGCTGGGCCACAACTTCGTGGGTACCGAGCAGATCCTGCTGGGCCTGATCGGTGAGGGCACCGGTGTGGCCGCCAAGGTCCTCAAGTCGATGGGGGTCAACCTCAAGGACGCCCGGGTCGAGGTGGAGAAGATCATCGGCCGCGGCTCCGGCTTCGTGGCCGTTGAAATTCCGTTCACCCCCCGTGCCAAGCGCGTGCTGGAACTCTCCCTCGAGGAGGCTCGTCAGCTCGGGCACAACTACATCGGCACCGAGCACCTGCTCCTGGGCCTGATCCGGGAGGGTGAGGGCGTTGCCGCCCGGGTGCTGGAGAACCTCGGCGTCGACCTGGCCAAGGTGCGCACCCAGGTGATCCGCATGCTGGGTGAGACCGCGGAGGTCACCGCCGGCGGTGGTGGCAGCAAGGGCTCCACCAAGACGCCCACTCTCGATGAATTCGGCAGCAACCTCACCCAGCTGGCCGCCGAGGGCAAGCTTGATCCCGTGGTGGGCCGCCACAACGAGATCGATCGGGTCGTGCAGATCCTCGGGCGCCGCACCAAGAACAATCCCGTGCTGATCGGTGAACCGGGTGTCGGCAAGACCGCCATCGCCGAGGGCCTCGCCCAGCGCATCATCATCGGCGAAGTTCCCGACATCCTCGAGGACAAGCGGGTTCTCACCCTCGACATCGGCCTGCTGGTGGCCGGCACCAAGTACAGGGGCGAATTCGAGGAACGCCTCAAGAAGATCATGGAAGAGATCCGGGGCGCCGGCAACGTGATCCTCGTGATCGACGAAGTGCACACCCTGATCGGTGCCGGTGCCGCCGAAGGGGCGATCGACGCCGCCAACATCCTCAAGCCGGCCCTGGCCCGTGGCGAACTCCAGTGCATCGGCGCCACCACCCTGGATGAATACCGCAAGCACATCGAACGGGATGCAGCCCTGGAACGCCGCTTCCAGCCGGTGATGGTGGGCGAACCCTCCGTGGTCGACACCATCGAGATCCTGCGCGGTCTGCGCGAGCGCTACGAGCAGCACCATCGCCTGAAAATCAGCGATGAAGCTCTGGTGGCCGCCGCCACCCTCGGTGATCGCTACATCTCCGATCGTTTCCTGCCCGACAAGGCCATCGATCTGGTCGATGAAGCCGGCAGCCGCGTGCGCCTGATGAATTCCAAGCTGCCTCCGGCGGCCAAGGAGCTCGACAAGCAACTGCGGGCGATCCAGAAGCAGAAGGAGGACTCCGTCCGCCAGCAGGACTTCGGCAAGGCCGGCGAACTGCGCGACAAGGAAGTGGAACTGCGCGATCAGATCCGCTCGATCCTCCAGGCTCGACGCGACGAGGAGCCGGTGGCCTCAACCGCTGTGGAAGGATCCGCAGAAGCCACCGCCGAGGCCGAGGCCAGCACCGCAGCCGACAACGCCCTGGCCTCCTCCAGCGGCGAGCGTCATCCGGTGGTCACCGAAGAGGACATCGCCCAGATCGTGGCCTCCTGGACCGGTGTTCCCGTGCAGAAGCTCACCGAGAGCGAATCGGTGAAGCTGCTGAACATGGAGGAGACCCTGCACCAGCGCCTGATCGGCCAGGACGAAGCCGTCAAGGCCGTGTCCAAGGCCATCCGCCGCGCCCGGGTCGGTCTCAAGAACCCCAACCGCCCCATCGCCAGCTTCATCTTCTCCGGTCCCACCGGCGTGGGCAAAACGGAGCTCACCAAGGCCCTGGCCGCTTACTTCTTCGGCAGCGAGGAGGCGATGATCCGCCTCGACATGTCCGAGTTCATGGAGCGGCACACCGTCAGCAAGCTGATCGGTTCGCCTCCCGGCTACGTGGGCTTCAACGAAGGTGGCCAGCTCACGGAAGCCGTGCGCCGTCGTCCCTACACGGTGGTCCTCTTCGATGAGATCGAGAAAGCCCACCCCGACGTGTTCAACCTGCTGCTGCAGCTGCTGGAAGACGGTCGCCTGACCGACTCCAAGGGCCGCACGGTGGACTTCAAGAACACCCTGATCATCATGACCTCGAACATCGGCTCGAAGGTCATCGAGAAAGGCGGTGGTGGTCTCGGCTTCGAGTTCTCCGGCGCCGCAGTGGAGGAAACCCAGTACAACCGCATCCGCTCCCTGGTCAACGAGGAGCTCAAGCAGTACTTCCGTCCTGAGTTCCTCAACCGTCTCGACGAGATCATCGTCTTCCGGCAACTCAGCCGCGACGAGGTCAAGGAGATCGCCGAAATCATGCTGCGCGAAGTGTTCGGCCGCATGCAGGAGAAAGGCATCGGTCTTTCGGTCACCGAAGCCTTCAAGGAGCGCCTGGTCGAGGAGGGCTACAACCCCAGCTACGGGGCACGTCCCCTGCGCCGGGCCGTGATGCGCCTTCTCGAAGACTCCCTGGCGGAGGAATTCCTCTCCGGCCGCCTGAAGGAAGGGGATTCCGCCCTTGTCGATGTCAACGATGAGAAACAGGTGGTGATCCGCCACCAGACGGTGGTCGCAGAACCCGAACTGGCCGGTGCCAGCGTCTGACCACGCCTCGATGGTGACAGCTCTCAGTCAGCATGCGATCGCCCCCGCCCGTCTGGTGCGGGGGCCTTCAGCATGGTCGAGCTCGCTCGACTCCCTGCCCTCCCTCTGCCGACGCCCATTGCTGCTGGGCCGCAGCCAGGCCACCGCCCACCTGCGCGAGCGGGCCTGCGCCGATCTGAGGCGGCTGGGGCTCGACCCCCTGTCCGGAACCCTGCAGTTCGACTGTTGCGAGGATGACCTCCAGCGTCTGGCGGCGCAAGCCGTGGCCAGCCGCTGCGACGGAGTGATCGCCATGGGCGGTGGCAAGGTGCTGGACGCGGGCAAGCTGCTGGCCCATCGCCTCGGTCTGGCCTGCATCACCGTGCCCACCAGCGCCGCCACCTGCGCCGGCTGGACCGCCCTGGCCAACCTCTATTCAGCCGATGGAGCCTTCCGCTCCGATGTGGCGCTGGATCGCTGCCCCGACCTGCTGATCTTCGATCACGATCTGGTGCTCCAGGCTCCCCCGCGCACGCTGGCCAGCGGGATCGCCGATGCCATCGCCAAGTGGTATGAGGCTTCAGTGAGCAGCGGCGCCAGTGGCGATGGCCTCGTGCAGCAGGCGGTGCAGCAGGCCCAGGTGCTCCGCGATCAGTTGCTGCTTGAGGGGGAGGCCGCCATGGCCGAACCCGGTGGCGAGGCCTGGGTGCGGGTGGCGGAGGCGGCGGCGCTCACGGCCGGCCTGATCGGTGGCCTGGGGGGGGCCCGCTGCCGCACCGTGGCCGCCCATGCCGTCCACAACGGTCTCACCCAGCTGCCCGCCTGCCATCACCGTCTCCACGGTGAGAAGGTCGGCTATGGCGTTCTCACCCAGCTGCGGCTGGAGGAGTTGCTCGGTGGCCACCGCCTGGCCAGCCAGGCCCGACGCCAGCTGATCCCCTTCTTCAGGGCCCTGGGTCTGCCGGTGAGCCTCGAGGAGATCGGCCTCGCCGAGGCCAGCCTCAACGACCTCAACACCGTCTGCGACTTCGCCGTGCTCCCCGGCTCAGATCTGCACCATCTGCCCTTCCCCGTGAACGCCAACGACCTGCTGACCGCCATGGTGAGCACCACGGCTTCGGCGCATGGGACCGAAGCGGCTCCAGCCCCATGCGCCGAAGCCAGCCTCTGCCCAGAGATCAGCCCTTGAGCCGCTTCCCCCAGGCGGAGTGGTGCCAGGGTCCGGAGTTGATCGCCAGAGCCGCCAGCAACCTCCTCGATCCCCAGGGACGTGACCTGGCTGGACGCGTGCAGTGGTGGGAACTGCCGGGATACAGCGGGCGTTGGCCCGTGGCTGTGCTTGGAGATGGCAGCCCCCTGCTGCTTCTGCATGGCTTCGACAGTTCTCTGCTTGAGTTCCGCCGGCTGGCGCCGCTGCTGGCACCCCGCTTTCGCCTCTACATTCCCGACCTCCACGGTTTCGGCTTCACCCCCCGGTCCGCCGCCGGCCGGTACGACCCCAGTGGTGTTCTCGACCACCTCACGGCCGTGGTGAAGCGGATCGAAGCGGCCTCAGCCCCAGACCCACCACAGCCCCTGGGCGTCATCGGCGCCTCCATGGGCGGTTCTGCGGCGGTGGAGCTGGCCCGGCGCCTGCCCGAGCGCGTGGACCGCCTGCTGTTGCTGGCACCCGCCGGTCTCACCGGACGTCCCATGCCCCTGCCCCCCCTGCTCGATCGCCTGGGGGTGCGGTTTCTCGCCCTGCCGGGGGTGAGGCGCGGGCTTTGCCGACAGGCCTTTGCCGACCCTGACGCCAGTGTGGGGCCCGCCGAAGAAGAGATCGCCTCCCTGCACCTGCAGGTGATCGGCTGGGGCGAGGCGCTGGGCCGGTTCGCCCGCAGTGGAGGCTTCGCCGGCTGCGGCGCCCCCCTGCCGGGACAGCCCCTGAAAGTGCTGTGGGGAGCCGATGACCGGATCCTGCGGCAGCCGCAGAAGCGGGCGGCCCTGGCTCTGCTGGGTGATCGGGTCGAGGAGTTGACGGCCTGCGGCCATCTGCCTCATCTGGACCGCCCCGAGGCCGTGGCCGCCGCCTGCTGAAGGCAGAGGCGGCCGGAGGGCCTGCGGGATGTCAGCTCACCAGAGGCCGCGGATCGGTGCGGACTCTGGCATGGGCTGCACGTAGGGTTCAGGTTCGGGCTGAGGCTCCGGCTGGGGAGTCGGCGCTGGGGTCACCACCACTGCCTGGGCAGCCGGCTGGCCGAAGCGGTAGCGGAAGCCCACCTTGGCGCCGAAATCGTTGTAGGAGTCGTAGCGGATGTTGTCGCCACTGAATCCGGAGGCACCGGAGTAGGTGCCCTCGACATAGACATCACTGGCGTTGCTCACGCCGTAGCTGACCCCCACCTTGGCCTGCCAACCGAACAATCCCTGGTTCGTGGTTCCAGTGGAAACACTGTTGCCACCACTGGAGACCTTGATGCGTGGAGTGCTCAGGTTGGTGTACCCGATACCGCCACCGATGTAGGGAGTCCAGCGGCTGCCGGTGCTGATGTCCCAGTAGCCACTGGCGAAGATGTCATTCTTGTTGATGACACCAGAAGAGCTCAGATTGTAATTGTTGCCGTTGGATGAGAAGGACACGTCGTTGACGCTGCCCCGGGTGTAGACGTAGCTCAGCTCAGTGCGGATCGCGCCAAAGTCGTAGCCAACTGCGAGATCGCCGGAGAAGCCTCCACCGAAACTCAGATCGCCGTTGACGTTTTCGAAGCCGCGCTCCGTGAGATTACGGGTGCGCACACCCGTAGTGGTGGGCCAGGCGGCGCCAAGGCCAAGTCCGAGGTACCAGCCGGTGCCCTGCTCATAGGGCACGGGTTCCGTGCTGCCGTAGTTCTGGGCCACGGTGGTGTCGGTCCTGACGGCGGGCTCTGCGCCCGGACTGAGGGCAATGGCGGCACCATCGGGAGCCAGCAGGGCCGCCGCACCGGCGGTCGCCGCGGCGGCGGGCTCCGCGGCACGGGCCGGGATGGCGAGGAGGGCGCCGGCGGCACTGGCGGCAACCCCCGAGAGCACAAGGGAAGGAATTCGGAAGTTCATGACGGACACAGTGACCATATCCACGGTCCAAGCACGGACGAGGCCTTCAGGCCACAGGCGAGGGCCAGACCTTCACCTGGCCGTCAGGTGTCCCTGCTGGCCGGGTGAAAGCCGTGGAACCTGCTCTGTTAGGAGGAGCACTCCCGACCTCGCCTGCATGGCTGGAGCCGAACCCGCACAGCCGTCGCGTTCGCCCAGCAGCGGCCCTGTGCTGCAGCTGCTGGCCTCAGGCCTCCAGCTCTGGATCCGCAGCCAGTGCGAGGCCGTCGAGAACCTGGAGATTCAGCTGCACGGTTCCGCCCTGAACCTGCTGCGCGGCCGCCTCGACGGGGTCAGTCTGCTGGCCCGCCGGGTGGTGTACCAGGGCCTGGAGATCGAACGTGTCCAGCTGCGGAGTGATCCCCTGCGCATCCAGGTCGGCGGGGTTCTGCGCGGCCAGCCGGTGCTGCTGGAGCATGCATTCCTGATCCGCGGCTCAGTGGCGTTCACGGCCGATGGGTTGAGCAGTTCCCTGAACCGTCCCCGCTGGAGGGAGCTCAGTGACCAGCTCGGTGACCAGCTGCTGGGCCTGGGGCCCCTCCGGCAGCTGCGCATCAGTCGAGGCATCCTGATCGTCGCCGCCGAGGCCCGGGGAGAGCCCAGGCTGATGGAGCTGGAGACCCTTCCTGAGGCCGACCAGGGCAGTGTGGTCATCCGTGACCTCAACGGGATGCTGCGGGGGCGCCTGCCGATGGACCCCAACATCCGCATCGAGCGGGCCACCCTCGAGGCCGACATGCTCCAGCTCGAGGGCCAGGCCAGGGTCTCCCCCTGAGTCAACTTCCTGCTGGCGCGGACCTGATCAGCTCCTCAGCCCAGAAGCGGCACCAGCAGAGTCACGAAGTAATAGACCACCGCCGGGGTGAACAGGAAACTGTCGATCCGATCAAGAATTCCCCCGTGCCCCGGGATGGCATCACCGGAATCCTTCACCCCCGCATCCCGCTTCATCATCGATTCGGTGAGGTCGCCCACCAGGGCGAACAGCGACACCACGCCTCCCAGCAGCCCGCCCACCACCCAGCCCCAGCGCCAGCCCAGCAGCTGACCGCCCACCACGCCCACCAGCACGGCGCTGGCCACGCCGCCGAACGCTCCCTCCACCGTCTTGCCGGGCGAGATGGGCGAGAGGGGGTGGGCCCCGAAACGGCGACCGATCACGTAGGAGCCGATGTCGGTGGCCACCACCATCAGACAGGCCATCAGGGTGAGCGCCATCCCAGGGGTGAAGGGCCAGCCGGCTCCCTGGAGCTGGGGGGCCAGAGCGGGATCGACCAGATCACGCAGACGCAGCCAGTGGCTGGGCAGAAAACCCAGATAGAACAGACCGAAGATCGAGGCGGCGATGTCGGCGATGGTGCCGGTCACGGGCTGAAGCAGCAACCAGCCGCAGATCACCGCGCCCGACACCGGCACCACCGACGCCGCCAGATCGACCGCCATGCCGCCGCCGCTGGCCCACTGGGTGGCGAACAGCAGCAGCTGGCAGGCCACCAGGGTGGTCTTGGTGGCGGGCCGGATGCCCTTGAACTGGGCCAGCCGGAAGAACTCCAGCAGGCCAAGGTGCACGATCACGCCCACCGCCACGGTGAACCACCAGCCCCCCAGGCTGACCACGACCAGACCAAAGCCACCGGCCGCGAAGCCGCTGAACAGCCGTGAAAGCGAGGTGCGCGGCCGTGAACCCTGACTCACCCGTTGCGCTCGGCAGCGATCAGGAAGAGGGGTTCAGCCGCCGCCAGGCGGGCCTGACTGCCGCGGCGCTGCAT from Synechococcus sp. CBW1107 encodes the following:
- the bioB gene encoding biotin synthase BioB, with the protein product MPLIDLLWRSQGVHRAANPGYRVQLASLLSVKTGGCEEDCAYCPQSMHNSSDVSGRPQLEVEPVLARARAAKAAGAHRFCMGWAWRDIRDGAPFEAMLAMVRGVRELGLEACVTAGMLTDAQAERLAAAGLTAYNHNLDTSPEHYERIITTRTYQERLETLARVRQAGITLCCGGIIGLGETTSDRAGLLQVLAGLDPHPESVPINALVAVEGTPLEQQPPVDPLELVRMVATARILMPYSRVRLSAGREQLSREAQILCLQAGADSIFYGDTLLTTGNPDVDSDRALLAAAGVRVEMAV
- a CDS encoding isoprenyl transferase, whose product is MSRSPATTDPIQVSAQPSELLPACLDPARLPAHVAVIMDGNGRWASQRRLPRMMGHREGVEALKRTLRLCSDWGIGALTVYAFSTENWNRPGEEVTFLMALFERVLARELQALERERVRIRFLGDLKQLPEGLQERIAAAEARTAANTGIHFNVCTNYGGRRELVQVARRLAEQAARGELDPAAIDETHFEAELLTAGEVDPDLLIRSSGEYRISNFLLWQLAYAEIHITDVLWPDFNEQALLRAVLDYQGRQRRFGGVEPLHPPSA
- the cdaA gene encoding diadenylate cyclase CdaA, whose translation is MLLLARVRESRTLWLLRGWLFLVALVWVVQRFANLPLTTRLLEAVVLGCSLALAILWQGELRRLMELLGTGRLDVLLGNQGVDQEMSGAVAMLTEAAGRLSQGRRGALILVDLGSDLRPEDFLNPGIELDAMLSVDLVLNLFAADTPLHDGALLVRGSRILSAGVILPLSRQGITRYGTRHLAALGITERFDRCLCIVVSEETGTLSLARQGKLERPITSSRLRELLTAALAPSSTKPPAKTSGGSVVPLPTGRTVAEDTPESRA
- the lysA gene encoding diaminopimelate decarboxylase yields the protein MTVSPVTPADQAVGDVAVPSPPRRPYEPDADALSPNRNLTPLTTALDGQDRLQVGGCDLGELARRYGTPLYVLDEDTLRASCRAYREALAAHYPAPSLALYASKANSSLVLSALVASEGLGLDAVSAGELLTALEGGMPPERIVLHGNNKSDEELSLAVANGVTVVVDNDHDLERLAEIAPAAGRVVPLMLRFTPGIECHTHEYIRTGHLDSKFGFDPDQLEPVLQRLAGCPWARLTGLHAHIGSQIFELQPHRDLAGVMADALALARSLGHPVSDLNVGGGLGIRYVASDDPPSIQEWVQGVAEALVRACRERDLELPRLLCEPGRSLVATAGLTVYTIGSRKQIPGLRTYLSVDGGMSDNPRPITYQSSYTSVLAERPTAEATETVTVAGKHCESGDVLLKDLALPPSSSGDLLVVFATGAYNASMASNYNRIPRPAAVLVHGGQAELVQRRERPDELLLHDLLPERFRPVT
- a CDS encoding GNAT family N-acetyltransferase, with the protein product MSIEGAGAGPHGLKTQRLRPIHAEACHRLDRLCRPHGWDLPQWHQELEAQQRGDRGRFVLGVLHGSRLVAVTSGWLILDELQILVVLVHPAQRRIGLARMVLSELMREGREQGASGATLEVAADNTAALGLYGSLGFRSTGRRRGYYRDGQDALIQWCQLEGATG
- a CDS encoding ATP-dependent Clp protease ATP-binding subunit, with product MFERFTEKAIKVIMLAQEEARRLGHNFVGTEQILLGLIGEGTGVAAKVLKSMGVNLKDARVEVEKIIGRGSGFVAVEIPFTPRAKRVLELSLEEARQLGHNYIGTEHLLLGLIREGEGVAARVLENLGVDLAKVRTQVIRMLGETAEVTAGGGGSKGSTKTPTLDEFGSNLTQLAAEGKLDPVVGRHNEIDRVVQILGRRTKNNPVLIGEPGVGKTAIAEGLAQRIIIGEVPDILEDKRVLTLDIGLLVAGTKYRGEFEERLKKIMEEIRGAGNVILVIDEVHTLIGAGAAEGAIDAANILKPALARGELQCIGATTLDEYRKHIERDAALERRFQPVMVGEPSVVDTIEILRGLRERYEQHHRLKISDEALVAAATLGDRYISDRFLPDKAIDLVDEAGSRVRLMNSKLPPAAKELDKQLRAIQKQKEDSVRQQDFGKAGELRDKEVELRDQIRSILQARRDEEPVASTAVEGSAEATAEAEASTAADNALASSSGERHPVVTEEDIAQIVASWTGVPVQKLTESESVKLLNMEETLHQRLIGQDEAVKAVSKAIRRARVGLKNPNRPIASFIFSGPTGVGKTELTKALAAYFFGSEEAMIRLDMSEFMERHTVSKLIGSPPGYVGFNEGGQLTEAVRRRPYTVVLFDEIEKAHPDVFNLLLQLLEDGRLTDSKGRTVDFKNTLIIMTSNIGSKVIEKGGGGLGFEFSGAAVEETQYNRIRSLVNEELKQYFRPEFLNRLDEIIVFRQLSRDEVKEIAEIMLREVFGRMQEKGIGLSVTEAFKERLVEEGYNPSYGARPLRRAVMRLLEDSLAEEFLSGRLKEGDSALVDVNDEKQVVIRHQTVVAEPELAGASV
- a CDS encoding iron-containing alcohol dehydrogenase, with the translated sequence MVTALSQHAIAPARLVRGPSAWSSSLDSLPSLCRRPLLLGRSQATAHLRERACADLRRLGLDPLSGTLQFDCCEDDLQRLAAQAVASRCDGVIAMGGGKVLDAGKLLAHRLGLACITVPTSAATCAGWTALANLYSADGAFRSDVALDRCPDLLIFDHDLVLQAPPRTLASGIADAIAKWYEASVSSGASGDGLVQQAVQQAQVLRDQLLLEGEAAMAEPGGEAWVRVAEAAALTAGLIGGLGGARCRTVAAHAVHNGLTQLPACHHRLHGEKVGYGVLTQLRLEELLGGHRLASQARRQLIPFFRALGLPVSLEEIGLAEASLNDLNTVCDFAVLPGSDLHHLPFPVNANDLLTAMVSTTASAHGTEAAPAPCAEASLCPEISP
- a CDS encoding alpha/beta fold hydrolase — translated: MSRFPQAEWCQGPELIARAASNLLDPQGRDLAGRVQWWELPGYSGRWPVAVLGDGSPLLLLHGFDSSLLEFRRLAPLLAPRFRLYIPDLHGFGFTPRSAAGRYDPSGVLDHLTAVVKRIEAASAPDPPQPLGVIGASMGGSAAVELARRLPERVDRLLLLAPAGLTGRPMPLPPLLDRLGVRFLALPGVRRGLCRQAFADPDASVGPAEEEIASLHLQVIGWGEALGRFARSGGFAGCGAPLPGQPLKVLWGADDRILRQPQKRAALALLGDRVEELTACGHLPHLDRPEAVAAAC
- a CDS encoding outer membrane protein, which translates into the protein MNFRIPSLVLSGVAASAAGALLAIPARAAEPAAAATAGAAALLAPDGAAIALSPGAEPAVRTDTTVAQNYGSTEPVPYEQGTGWYLGLGLGAAWPTTTGVRTRNLTERGFENVNGDLSFGGGFSGDLAVGYDFGAIRTELSYVYTRGSVNDVSFSSNGNNYNLSSSGVINKNDIFASGYWDISTGSRWTPYIGGGIGYTNLSTPRIKVSSGGNSVSTGTTNQGLFGWQAKVGVSYGVSNASDVYVEGTYSGASGFSGDNIRYDSYNDFGAKVGFRYRFGQPAAQAVVVTPAPTPQPEPQPEPEPYVQPMPESAPIRGLW